The candidate division KSB1 bacterium genome window below encodes:
- a CDS encoding sugar transferase, whose product MKVVILAGAGGARLLPLTQVTPKPLLPVANTPLALHLVQHLKHGGFTDLIFCLSRENMALMEVLGNGDPWEVVIRYAVEDRPSGTAGALGQIASLLADEPFIVMGCNVLFNFNLRDFVKQHIRTHAEASVLVSKLPAIYDAARSEVVEVSEDGGIARIHRNDGVIEASRFFPVGIYCFQPSVFDFYRKGESFLDIKEQLLPRLLEAGQKVNAQQLPGDWQYLFNLEDYMKINEGVLSGRFGNLTYQRQISPSVWAGQNVRIGGRVNFIPPVVIGDNTVIEDDTQIVGPVAIGADCFVGKGAVLRECMLWNRSRVAEGSWIERSVITRDSKVGPRQHLQGAVVVKDQLQPAAVNLLEKNYNITTIASSATAPSLPGQHRRRLYDFSKRGLDLFFALVLLMFLLPVMGVIALAVKFDSPGPVFFRQRRCGLGGREFFMYKFRSMVQDAAQRQDQLKHLNQVDGPIFKIENDPRMTRIGKILRKLSLDEIPQLFNIVRGEMSFVGPRPLARKELKFEPAWSETRLQVKPGLTGLWQISGRSDASFRDWVALDKYYAMHQSLLLDLKILFKTPFNVLLGSGAY is encoded by the coding sequence ATGAAAGTGGTCATTCTCGCGGGAGCGGGAGGCGCGCGGCTGCTGCCGTTGACGCAAGTCACGCCGAAGCCGCTGTTGCCGGTAGCCAACACGCCGCTGGCGTTGCATCTGGTGCAGCATTTGAAGCATGGCGGTTTTACCGATTTGATTTTTTGCTTGAGCCGTGAAAACATGGCGTTGATGGAAGTGTTGGGCAACGGCGATCCGTGGGAAGTCGTGATTCGTTATGCGGTGGAAGACCGCCCCTCCGGCACGGCCGGCGCCTTGGGCCAAATCGCCTCGCTGTTGGCAGACGAGCCTTTCATCGTCATGGGCTGCAACGTTTTGTTCAATTTCAATCTGCGGGATTTCGTCAAGCAGCACATTCGCACGCATGCCGAGGCGAGCGTGTTGGTTTCCAAACTGCCGGCGATTTATGATGCGGCCCGCAGCGAAGTGGTCGAGGTGTCGGAGGACGGCGGCATCGCGCGCATTCATCGCAACGACGGCGTGATTGAAGCTTCGCGGTTTTTTCCGGTGGGCATTTATTGCTTTCAGCCCTCGGTGTTTGATTTTTATCGCAAGGGTGAAAGTTTTCTCGACATCAAAGAACAATTGCTGCCGCGGCTGTTGGAAGCCGGCCAGAAGGTGAACGCCCAGCAATTGCCCGGCGACTGGCAGTATTTGTTCAACCTCGAAGATTACATGAAAATCAATGAAGGCGTGTTGTCGGGCCGTTTCGGCAACCTCACCTATCAGCGGCAGATTTCGCCGAGCGTTTGGGCTGGCCAAAACGTTCGCATCGGCGGCCGCGTCAATTTTATTCCGCCCGTGGTGATCGGTGACAACACCGTGATCGAGGACGACACGCAAATCGTCGGGCCGGTCGCGATCGGCGCAGATTGCTTTGTCGGCAAAGGCGCCGTGTTGCGCGAATGCATGCTGTGGAATCGCAGCCGCGTGGCGGAAGGAAGCTGGATCGAGCGTTCCGTCATCACGCGCGACAGCAAAGTCGGGCCGCGGCAACACCTGCAAGGCGCCGTGGTGGTGAAAGATCAATTGCAGCCCGCCGCCGTGAATTTGCTGGAAAAGAATTACAACATCACGACGATTGCTTCTTCAGCGACGGCGCCGTCGTTGCCGGGGCAGCACCGCCGCCGGCTCTATGATTTCAGCAAACGCGGCCTCGACCTGTTCTTTGCGCTGGTTCTGCTGATGTTCCTTCTGCCGGTAATGGGCGTCATCGCCCTGGCGGTCAAATTCGACAGCCCCGGCCCGGTGTTTTTTCGCCAGCGCCGCTGCGGGCTCGGCGGCCGCGAGTTTTTCATGTACAAATTCCGCTCGATGGTGCAGGACGCCGCGCAGCGCCAGGATCAATTGAAACACTTGAACCAGGTCGACGGCCCCATTTTTAAAATTGAAAACGATCCACGCATGACACGCATCGGCAAAATTCTCCGCAAGCTCAGCCTCGATGAAATTCCGCAATTGTTCAACATCGTGCGCGGCGAGATGAGTTTCGTCGGCCCCCGGCCCCTGGCGCGCAAAGAGCTGAAATTCGAGCCGGCTTGGTCGGAAACGCGCCTGCAGGTGAAACCCGGTCTCACCGGCCTCTGGCAAATCAGCGGCCGCAGCGATGCCTCGTTTCGGGATTGGGTCGCACTCGACAAGTATTACGCCATGCACCAAAGTCTGCTGTTGGATCTGAAAATTTTGTTCAAAACACCGTTCAACGTGCTGTTGGGTTCCGGAGCGTACTAA
- a CDS encoding O-antigen ligase family protein, with product MNVITANPASKYFRLLAFAGILSAYTLFAYKLPSLPDKWLGMLALLLAAVIGLLWIGQRHLALLTALVVAIPLTGFDFSLYYNEKLGGDHRIAASLLDFTLLALWLKYMISVPRQQRRPLQPGILKWLLAGLFFLAVLSANFAKEPSLTLFEVIRLLRMIMVVIVANSVNTPGALRHVVTVLFIMTILQGFLAYAQKLSGGQLGIDLVGEPDKVMTQQLNTGEVEIRVGGTFGHANQLARFLGLVLPLALAVAIAAENKRYRLLAGATLVIGGIALVATLSRAAWIGAALGCGLVFFAMILRPALRQRAWHGLRLVLLLMIPFVLINLNTFIARFTSRDQGSFATREPMARIALQIIQDHPFGVGFGNYRQWLPSYGDPAIPFTFQAKVHNMYLLLAAELGIVSLIVFLVILGTIWWRGLTLAKKASPDMAMIGIGIAGGLLAFGIHCLVDYEEIARIPILWFYFGLVCAMTKIASSGKIAEKS from the coding sequence ATGAACGTTATCACAGCAAACCCTGCGTCAAAATATTTTCGCCTGCTGGCTTTCGCGGGAATCTTGTCGGCGTATACGCTTTTTGCCTACAAGCTGCCGAGCTTGCCGGATAAATGGCTGGGCATGCTGGCGCTTCTGCTCGCCGCAGTGATCGGTTTGTTGTGGATCGGGCAGCGCCACCTGGCTTTGCTGACCGCGCTGGTCGTTGCCATTCCGCTGACCGGTTTTGATTTCAGCCTTTACTATAACGAAAAACTCGGCGGCGACCATCGCATCGCCGCCAGCCTGCTGGATTTTACGCTGCTGGCGTTGTGGTTGAAATATATGATTTCCGTTCCGCGTCAGCAGCGGCGCCCGCTTCAGCCCGGCATTTTAAAATGGCTGCTCGCCGGTTTATTTTTCTTGGCCGTTCTTTCCGCCAATTTCGCCAAAGAGCCGAGCCTGACGCTGTTCGAAGTCATCCGCCTTCTTCGAATGATCATGGTGGTTATTGTCGCCAACAGCGTCAACACACCAGGAGCCTTGCGGCATGTGGTGACGGTTTTGTTCATCATGACGATCCTCCAAGGTTTTTTGGCGTATGCGCAAAAATTATCCGGCGGCCAGCTGGGCATCGATCTCGTCGGCGAGCCGGATAAAGTCATGACCCAACAACTCAACACCGGAGAGGTCGAGATTCGCGTCGGTGGAACGTTTGGACATGCCAACCAACTGGCGCGGTTTCTCGGCTTGGTGTTGCCGCTGGCGCTGGCAGTTGCCATCGCTGCCGAGAACAAACGTTATCGCCTGCTTGCCGGCGCGACTCTCGTCATCGGCGGCATCGCCCTCGTCGCCACGCTGTCGCGCGCGGCGTGGATCGGCGCCGCCCTCGGCTGCGGCCTGGTGTTCTTTGCCATGATCCTCCGCCCGGCCCTGCGGCAGCGCGCCTGGCACGGCCTGCGACTCGTTCTGCTGTTGATGATTCCATTCGTGTTGATCAACCTCAACACGTTTATCGCGCGGTTCACCAGCAGGGACCAGGGCTCATTCGCCACGCGCGAGCCAATGGCGCGCATTGCGCTGCAAATCATTCAGGATCATCCGTTCGGCGTCGGATTTGGCAATTATCGCCAGTGGCTGCCGAGCTATGGCGACCCGGCCATTCCATTTACGTTCCAGGCCAAAGTGCACAACATGTACCTCTTGCTCGCCGCCGAATTGGGCATCGTCAGCCTGATTGTGTTTTTGGTCATCCTGGGCACGATTTGGTGGCGCGGTCTAACGTTGGCAAAAAAGGCCTCGCCGGACATGGCGATGATCGGCATCGGCATCGCCGGCGGGCTGCTGGCTTTTGGCATTCATTGCCTGGTGGATTATGAAGAAATCGCCCGCATTCCGATTCTGTGGTTTTATTTCGGCCTGGTTTGCGCGATGACGAAAATCGCCTCCAGTGGCAAAATAGCTGAGAAATCGTAA
- a CDS encoding nucleotidyltransferase family protein, with protein sequence MSERFPSVLGLEENILLGCARLDIDEQTRVKLDDLLRPQVDWEKLLQRSVEQSMTPLLYRHLQGQPQWWARVPEMLRMKLEQIFRRNRQRNCLLLLELDQLFAMFEAAQIPVILMKELHLLHTVYQEPGLRPIGDLDLLVPQKDFEHAKNILGEAGYHPQLAANPFKDKYGFGYHFVNRSKGIWIDLQWNLSQREWSPEERRDQEFRAPIEEIWKRATPGRLQNSRAWRMSWEDLLFHLCVHAEGHGFEEMIQFCDMAEVIRLRGENFDWQLFSEITRRAHMQGSVFCALTFVQKVLGVRLPGDILEQLRPGHLQFGLYNACFGTLGRLHTFLDESANDASVPTDALRQWEAMVRHTAARDLKAYEALTSMTQSLADAGFIPVALLTSGPEQLLPHPNLEQIGEVEILAAKKPSAEDSAPVVEQKCEQAVTGGIFLDGTAILSRWWAASQKFSSRQLLKKMRQSPQRQPARPVLIHLMAPEDILFVLCRRFSHHAPWLALSLISEFLRNISDGLNWQKFWEKTHQLQAANEIACALRSVVEFTSIELPAAALQPLEQLQTKPRVELFPLDKPEPASALELKRAMLKIYRFFLLSNFSDRKDYLINHLNASFGAGGGIQKFWKPFAAAGRFLGLLLRNKIQRWRPKPSALQAYWLETPRVFTTKTVRPDRRHSKTAAPVIQWPELAIT encoded by the coding sequence ATGTCCGAAAGATTTCCGTCAGTGCTGGGATTGGAAGAAAATATTCTCCTCGGCTGCGCCCGGCTCGATATAGATGAACAAACCCGTGTGAAGCTCGACGACTTGCTGCGGCCGCAGGTTGACTGGGAAAAACTCCTGCAGCGTTCGGTCGAACAAAGCATGACCCCGTTGCTGTACCGGCATTTGCAAGGCCAGCCGCAGTGGTGGGCGCGCGTGCCGGAAATGTTGCGCATGAAACTCGAGCAAATTTTCCGCCGCAACCGCCAGCGAAACTGCCTGCTGCTCCTGGAGCTTGATCAACTGTTCGCGATGTTCGAGGCGGCGCAGATACCGGTGATCCTGATGAAGGAGCTGCATTTGTTGCACACCGTTTATCAGGAGCCTGGCCTGCGCCCAATCGGCGATTTGGATCTGCTGGTGCCCCAAAAAGATTTCGAGCATGCCAAAAACATTCTTGGCGAAGCCGGCTATCATCCTCAGTTGGCGGCCAATCCCTTCAAAGACAAATATGGTTTTGGCTATCATTTCGTCAACCGGAGCAAAGGCATTTGGATCGATCTGCAATGGAATCTCAGCCAGCGTGAATGGTCGCCGGAGGAGCGCCGCGATCAGGAATTCCGCGCGCCCATCGAGGAAATTTGGAAGCGCGCCACCCCCGGCCGCTTGCAAAACAGCCGCGCCTGGAGAATGTCGTGGGAAGATTTGCTTTTTCATCTCTGCGTTCATGCCGAGGGCCACGGGTTCGAGGAAATGATCCAATTTTGCGACATGGCGGAAGTCATCCGGCTTCGCGGCGAAAACTTCGACTGGCAATTGTTCAGCGAGATCACCCGGCGCGCTCACATGCAAGGCTCGGTTTTTTGCGCGCTGACTTTTGTGCAAAAGGTGTTGGGCGTTCGGCTTCCTGGCGACATTCTCGAACAGCTTCGCCCCGGCCATCTCCAATTCGGGCTTTACAACGCCTGCTTCGGAACCTTGGGCCGGCTTCACACTTTTTTGGATGAATCGGCCAACGATGCAAGCGTGCCAACGGATGCCTTGCGGCAATGGGAAGCAATGGTCCGCCACACCGCCGCGCGTGACCTGAAAGCTTACGAGGCGCTAACCTCGATGACGCAGTCGCTTGCCGACGCCGGCTTCATTCCCGTTGCCCTGCTCACCAGCGGCCCCGAACAATTGCTGCCGCATCCGAATCTGGAACAAATAGGCGAGGTTGAAATCCTGGCGGCGAAAAAACCTTCGGCGGAGGATTCTGCGCCGGTTGTTGAACAGAAATGCGAGCAGGCCGTGACCGGCGGAATTTTTCTTGACGGAACGGCCATCTTATCGCGCTGGTGGGCGGCATCGCAGAAGTTCTCTTCACGCCAATTGCTGAAGAAAATGCGGCAATCCCCGCAGCGGCAGCCGGCTCGCCCGGTGTTGATTCACCTCATGGCGCCGGAAGATATTTTGTTCGTGCTGTGCCGGCGGTTTTCTCACCATGCGCCATGGCTGGCGCTCAGTTTGATTTCCGAGTTTCTGCGCAATATTAGCGACGGCTTGAACTGGCAGAAATTTTGGGAAAAAACCCATCAGCTCCAGGCGGCGAATGAAATCGCGTGCGCCTTGCGGAGTGTGGTGGAGTTCACCAGCATCGAGCTTCCTGCCGCCGCGCTCCAGCCACTCGAGCAGCTTCAAACAAAGCCGCGTGTCGAGTTGTTTCCTTTGGACAAACCCGAACCGGCTTCGGCGCTGGAATTGAAGCGGGCGATGCTGAAAATTTACCGTTTTTTTCTGCTGTCAAATTTCAGCGACCGCAAGGATTATTTGATCAATCACCTCAACGCCTCGTTTGGCGCCGGCGGCGGTATCCAAAAATTTTGGAAACCCTTTGCCGCCGCCGGCAGATTTTTGGGCTTGCTGCTTCGCAACAAAATACAACGCTGGCGGCCCAAGCCTTCGGCTTTGCAAGCGTACTGGCTTGAAACGCCCCGCGTGTTCACGACGAAAACGGTGAGGCCCGACCGCCGCCACAGCAAAACGGCCGCTCCTGTAATCCAATGGCCTGAGTTGGCAATCACGTAA
- a CDS encoding CpsD/CapB family tyrosine-protein kinase, whose protein sequence is MIDVQNRTRDRMNGHAAAKNGRIYHDDYPPEEPVFGVSEGSNFRSFQYMAEQALREQEPTTALTLADESAVMFRALPLMRAEIEKIRSEIQVLHQRHGTLSLGFASAQSGEGTSTILANLIMDFKRTTLRILVVDLNVRHANLPGLFSLPDSPGLIDLIHGRRSLTEVVRVIKSHKIFLLPLGKPGKTSSFELETAVRAINKAGKNSKYFDLILFDFPPLNQVPQGLYAARQIDGLIQIVQAERTRVEVVRTLKHRLEHLGIQLFGVVLNQRRFYIPKFIYENL, encoded by the coding sequence ATGATCGACGTCCAAAACAGAACCCGCGACCGGATGAATGGCCACGCCGCCGCAAAGAACGGCCGGATTTATCACGATGACTATCCGCCGGAGGAGCCGGTGTTTGGCGTGAGCGAGGGCAGCAATTTTCGCTCGTTTCAATACATGGCCGAGCAGGCGCTGCGCGAGCAGGAACCAACCACCGCGCTGACGCTGGCCGACGAATCTGCCGTGATGTTTCGCGCCCTGCCGCTGATGCGGGCGGAGATTGAAAAGATTCGCAGCGAGATTCAAGTTCTGCACCAGCGTCACGGCACCCTGAGCCTCGGGTTTGCCAGCGCGCAGAGCGGCGAAGGCACTTCGACGATTCTGGCCAACCTCATCATGGATTTCAAGCGGACGACTTTGCGGATTCTGGTGGTGGATTTGAACGTACGCCACGCCAACCTTCCCGGCCTGTTTTCGCTGCCGGACAGTCCCGGCTTGATCGACCTCATTCACGGCCGCCGCAGCTTGACCGAGGTGGTGCGGGTCATCAAGTCGCACAAAATTTTCCTGCTGCCTTTGGGCAAGCCGGGAAAAACCAGTTCGTTCGAGCTGGAAACCGCCGTGCGCGCCATCAACAAAGCCGGCAAGAACAGCAAATATTTCGACCTCATTTTGTTTGATTTTCCGCCGTTGAATCAAGTTCCACAAGGACTCTATGCGGCCCGCCAGATCGACGGCCTCATCCAGATCGTGCAAGCGGAGCGCACGCGCGTCGAAGTGGTGCGGACGCTGAAGCACAGGCTGGAACACCTCGGCATTCAATTGTTCGGCGTGGTGCTCAATCAACGGCGCTTTTATATTCCAAAATTTATTTATGAAAACTTGTGA
- a CDS encoding GumC family protein, with product MLLHRSKMLSLREGLQAIFRHRVMVLLIFALTVVPVGVATFTAEKVYRTTAKVLVRREDRPGALNPYYSRLNQEEDIRSELQIASSRPVLENVLRASWAQGWQLIPFDRPSLSSLFNENEKISEKMLDQFRRFITVEAITGSNVIEISFEDNDPERAAWFANALANAYVAYNAQVHGSGEAENFLGERIEETRSRLDSLERALDRYRASTGLVAHGRQEAMIYEKYRSADQQLAQLREKAEVLAEKVRRLRQVRSSGDSLVIPTAEMDGHPSVRMLYTRLTELRLERNVLAEKYKSDHRLVADLNKQIEGVQAELVAEVDRLLALENERLNSLHEEELVLSRTVAAVKNDIKALPEKERVLNELELAIDNTRKIYSLLVMRREEMSVEKATDQRLSRIRVISPAGVPSDPISPRSGRNMILSVLIGTLAGLAGGLVREYFNGTFKSPHEVALALEVPVLGVISAEKKSRLTYSER from the coding sequence ATGCTGTTGCATCGTTCAAAAATGCTGAGCTTGCGGGAGGGCCTGCAAGCGATCTTCAGACACCGCGTGATGGTGCTGCTCATTTTCGCATTGACCGTGGTGCCGGTCGGCGTGGCCACTTTCACCGCCGAAAAAGTTTATCGCACCACGGCCAAGGTTCTCGTCCGGCGCGAAGATCGCCCCGGCGCGCTGAATCCGTATTACTCGCGCCTGAATCAGGAGGAAGACATTCGCTCGGAGCTGCAAATTGCCTCCAGCCGTCCGGTGCTGGAAAATGTGCTGCGCGCGAGCTGGGCGCAGGGCTGGCAGCTTATCCCATTCGACCGCCCCAGTTTGTCGTCGTTGTTCAATGAAAATGAAAAGATCAGCGAAAAAATGCTCGACCAATTCCGCCGCTTTATCACGGTTGAAGCCATAACCGGCTCGAATGTGATCGAAATCAGTTTTGAAGATAACGACCCCGAGCGCGCCGCGTGGTTTGCCAATGCGCTGGCCAATGCCTATGTCGCCTACAATGCGCAAGTGCACGGCAGCGGCGAAGCCGAGAATTTTCTGGGAGAACGCATCGAGGAAACGCGCAGCCGGCTTGACAGCCTGGAACGGGCGCTCGATCGCTACCGCGCTTCCACCGGTCTGGTGGCGCACGGCCGGCAGGAAGCGATGATCTATGAAAAATACCGCTCGGCCGATCAACAACTGGCGCAATTGCGCGAAAAGGCGGAAGTGCTCGCCGAAAAAGTCCGGCGGCTGCGGCAGGTTCGCAGCAGCGGCGACTCGCTGGTCATTCCCACGGCCGAGATGGACGGCCATCCCTCTGTGCGCATGTTGTACACCCGCTTGACCGAGCTGCGGCTGGAACGCAACGTGCTCGCGGAAAAATATAAAAGCGATCATCGTTTGGTTGCCGATCTCAACAAACAAATCGAAGGCGTGCAAGCCGAGCTGGTCGCGGAAGTGGATCGTCTGTTGGCGCTGGAAAACGAGCGGTTGAATTCGCTGCATGAGGAAGAACTGGTGCTGAGCAGAACCGTGGCAGCCGTCAAAAATGACATCAAGGCGCTGCCGGAAAAGGAGCGCGTGCTCAATGAGCTGGAATTGGCGATCGACAACACGCGGAAAATTTATTCGCTGCTGGTGATGCGCCGCGAGGAAATGAGCGTGGAAAAAGCGACGGATCAGCGCCTCTCGCGGATCAGGGTCATCAGCCCGGCCGGCGTGCCGAGCGATCCGATCAGCCCACGTTCAGGCCGCAACATGATTTTGAGTGTGCTGATCGGAACTTTGGCGGGACTCGCCGGCGGCCTGGTGCGCGAGTATTTTAACGGCACCTTCAAATCCCCGCACGAAGTCGCGCTGGCTCTCGAGGTGCCGGTGCTCGGCGTCATTTCCGCCGAAAAGAAAAGCAGGCTCACTTATTCTGAACGATAA
- a CDS encoding flippase gives MSAKIIKNASSLLLVQIVNPLLGMLFVIALARIDGAAGLGEYTFALSMVAIFEGIAGLGLRGYIIREIGKCQAKWHAIFNSAAAVGLVSALAAQILMLISAKFLGYNAGILRGLFIISFSLLPTVIIYVLMSILHAFDRMTVTGAIQIVETAVRVVLGLGTIFFGLGMNWLLAGFVISRALAALLMWWAQIKYVGKPQRMWDRQVFRALLKVAPTFAGMAILAAVYWRVNILMLSRMTGAEAVGHFSAGYRLMDLIAFVGGGVLTAVYPTLSRMFHHARENFNLLIEKGVQYTIMIYLPAAILVQVLSTKILLLFYGPHFTPAVTGLKILIWVALPYTLARLFANALVISGHPNLDLRVNIYRLVWNLVLNYFLIDAMGMIGACIATLICVTASVLLQIYYLREIVRPALQLSQFLKPGVAAMAMLFVLQLTGEWHLIPQLLMAVAVYLATLLILKPFDHQDRRMLECLGQQPQRA, from the coding sequence GTGTCTGCTAAAATCATAAAAAACGCCTCGTCCTTGCTGCTGGTGCAAATTGTCAATCCTTTGCTCGGCATGTTGTTCGTGATCGCCCTGGCGCGAATCGACGGCGCCGCCGGCTTGGGAGAATATACCTTCGCGCTTTCGATGGTCGCGATTTTTGAGGGGATCGCCGGCTTGGGTTTGCGCGGCTACATCATTCGTGAGATCGGCAAATGTCAGGCAAAATGGCATGCGATCTTCAACAGCGCCGCGGCGGTCGGCCTGGTCTCGGCGCTGGCCGCGCAGATTTTAATGCTCATCTCCGCCAAATTCCTGGGATACAATGCGGGAATTTTGCGCGGCTTGTTTATCATCAGCTTCTCGCTGCTGCCGACCGTCATCATCTACGTTTTGATGTCCATCCTGCACGCTTTTGACCGGATGACGGTGACCGGCGCCATTCAGATCGTTGAGACTGCCGTGCGCGTCGTTCTGGGGTTGGGGACCATTTTTTTCGGCCTGGGCATGAATTGGCTGCTGGCCGGCTTCGTCATCAGCCGCGCCCTGGCCGCGCTGCTGATGTGGTGGGCGCAAATCAAATACGTCGGCAAGCCGCAGCGGATGTGGGACCGCCAAGTCTTCCGCGCCTTGCTCAAAGTCGCGCCGACCTTCGCCGGCATGGCCATTCTTGCCGCGGTTTATTGGCGTGTCAACATTCTCATGCTTTCACGCATGACCGGTGCCGAGGCCGTCGGCCACTTCAGCGCCGGCTATCGCCTGATGGACCTCATTGCTTTTGTCGGCGGCGGCGTTCTCACCGCGGTCTATCCGACCTTGAGCCGGATGTTTCATCACGCCCGCGAAAATTTCAACCTGCTCATCGAAAAAGGCGTCCAGTATACCATCATGATTTATCTGCCCGCAGCGATACTCGTGCAAGTGTTGAGCACCAAGATTCTCCTCCTGTTCTACGGCCCGCATTTCACGCCCGCCGTGACCGGCTTGAAGATTCTCATTTGGGTGGCGCTGCCATATACGTTGGCGAGGCTCTTTGCCAACGCCTTGGTGATCTCGGGTCATCCCAATTTGGACCTGCGGGTCAACATCTATCGGCTGGTGTGGAACCTGGTGTTGAACTATTTCCTGATTGACGCAATGGGCATGATCGGCGCGTGCATCGCCACGCTGATCTGTGTCACCGCCTCGGTTCTTTTGCAAATTTATTATCTGCGCGAAATTGTGCGGCCGGCATTGCAACTGTCGCAATTTTTGAAGCCCGGCGTGGCGGCGATGGCCATGTTGTTCGTCTTGCAGCTCACCGGCGAATGGCATTTGATCCCGCAGCTTCTCATGGCCGTGGCGGTTTATCTCGCCACGCTGTTAATTCTCAAACCATTCGACCATCAGGATCGACGCATGTTGGAATGCCTGGGGCAACAGCCTCAACGGGCGTAA
- a CDS encoding polysaccharide export protein → MTSFQIPIKTRLRVVLLAPMLIVLLSACGGGRQMLAPMAIPAVKPEKVEYRIASGDHLTIKLYYHPELNTEVWVRPDGCISLELAGEIKVAGLTPAVLDTMLEARYSRKLINPEVAVIVKDSATLKVFVGGEVNSPGLVSIDGGMTLMGAIFQAGGFTSSAQASRITLLRKDARTANGVASRPLAMTFDLRGALRGDMPEANIELMPYDVIYVPKSGIARAGKFVDDYIEGILPVSTLSGFAWVYTLIKK, encoded by the coding sequence ATGACAAGCTTTCAAATCCCCATAAAAACACGTTTACGAGTGGTTTTGCTCGCGCCGATGTTGATTGTTCTTCTCAGCGCGTGCGGCGGCGGGCGCCAAATGTTGGCGCCGATGGCCATTCCGGCAGTGAAACCGGAGAAAGTCGAATACCGGATTGCCTCCGGTGATCACCTCACCATCAAGCTCTATTATCATCCGGAGCTGAACACCGAAGTCTGGGTGCGGCCGGACGGCTGTATTTCGCTGGAATTAGCCGGCGAAATCAAAGTCGCCGGCCTCACCCCGGCGGTGTTGGATACGATGCTCGAAGCCCGCTACAGCCGCAAGCTCATCAATCCCGAAGTGGCGGTGATTGTCAAAGATTCGGCCACGCTGAAAGTCTTTGTGGGCGGTGAAGTCAACTCGCCGGGGCTGGTGTCGATTGACGGCGGCATGACGTTGATGGGCGCAATTTTCCAGGCCGGCGGGTTCACCTCTTCGGCGCAGGCCTCGCGCATCACGCTGCTGCGCAAAGACGCGCGCACGGCGAACGGCGTCGCCAGCCGTCCGTTGGCAATGACCTTCGATCTGCGCGGCGCTTTGCGGGGCGACATGCCGGAAGCCAACATCGAGCTGATGCCGTATGATGTGATTTACGTGCCGAAATCCGGCATCGCCCGCGCCGGCAAATTCGTCGATGATTATATCGAAGGCATCCTGCCCGTGAGCACGCTTTCCGGTTTTGCCTGGGTCTATACGTTGATCAAAAAATAA